One Sciurus carolinensis chromosome 10, mSciCar1.2, whole genome shotgun sequence genomic window carries:
- the Slc34a2 gene encoding sodium-dependent phosphate transport protein 2B produces MAPWPELENAQPNPNKYIEGASTHQSKGKDTGKNDGTGPAPKIELLPSYSTATLIEEPTEVEDPWDLPALQDTGIKWSERDTKGKILCVFQGIGKFVLLLGFLYLFVCSLDVLSSAFQLVGGKVAGQFFNNNSIMSNPLAGLMIGVLVTVMVQSSSTSSSIIVSMVASSLLTVRAAIPIIMGANIGTSITNTIVALMQAGDRSEFRRAFAGATVHDFFNWLSVLVLLPLEAATHYLEILTNLVVDTFHFKNGEDAPALLKVITDPFTKLIIQLDKNVIHQIAMNNELAQNKSLVKIWCKTSTNTTQMNVTVPSPANCTSPSLCWTDGIYTWTIKNVTYKENIAKCQHIFVNFNLPDLAVGIILLIVSLLFLCGCLIMIVKLLGSVLKGRVAVVIKKTLNTDFPFPFAWVTGYLAILVGAGMTFIVQSSSVFTSAMTPLIGLGVITIERAYPLTLGSNIGTTTTAILAALASPGNTLKSSLQIALCHFFFNISGILLWYPIPFTRLPIRLAKGLGNISAKYRWFAVFYLIFFFFLTPLTVFGLSLAGWPVLVGVGVPIVLLLLLVVCLRLLQSRCPRVLPTKLRNWNFLPLWMHSLKPWDNLISLATSCFQQRCCCCCRVCCRVCCLMCGCGKCCRCSKCCEDLDEVQEGQGVPIKAPEVFDNIAIGTEAPDEVKAQADAPGTKAISNSTAF; encoded by the exons ATGGCTCCTTGGCCTGAGTTGGAAAATGCCCAGCCCAACCCCAATAAGTACATCGAAGGGGCCTCAACTCATCAGTCCAAAGGCAAGGACACGGGCAAAA ATGATGGCACAGGTCCTGCACCCAAGATTGAACTTCTGCCCTCGTACTCCACTGCCACTCTGATAGAGGAGCCCACCGAGGTGGAAGACCCCTGGGATCTACCCGCACTCCAGGACACTGGGATCAAGTGGTCAG AGAGAGACACCAAAGGGAAGATCCTTTGCGTCTTCCAAGGGATTGGGAAATTCGTTTTGCTCCTGGGATTCCTCTACTTGTTTGTGTGCTCCTTGGATGTCCTCAGCAGCGCCTTCCAGCTGGTTGGAG GAAAAGTGGCCGGGCAGTTCTTCAACAACAACTCTATCATGTCCAACCCTCTGGCGGGGCTGATGATCGGGGTGCTTGTGACCGTCATGGTGCAGAGTTCCAGCACTTCCTCCTCCATCATCGTCAGCATGGTGGCCTCCTCAC TGCTGACCGTGCGGGCGGCCATCCCCATCATCATGGGGGCCAACATCGGGACCTCCATTACCAACACCATCGTGGCGCTCATGCAGGCCGGAGACCGCAGTGAGTTCAGGAG GGCTTTTGCAGGGGCCACGGTCCACGACTTCTTCAACTGGCTGTCCGTACTCGTGCTTTTGCCCCTGGAGGCTGCCACCCACTACCTGGAGATTCTGACCAACCTGGTGGTGGACACCTTCCACTTCAAGAATGGAGAAGATGCCCCGGCACTTCTGAAAGTCATCACAGATCCCTTCACCAAGCTCATTATTCAG CTGGACAAAAATGTCATCCACCAAATTGCAATGAATAACGAATTGGCCCAAAACAAGAGTCTGGTCAAGATTTGGTGCAAAACTTCTACAAACACG ACTCAGATGAATGTCACCGTCCCCTCTCCTGCGAACTGCACTTCCCCTTCGCTCTGTTGGACGGATGGCATCTACACCTGGACCATCAAGAATGTGACCTACAAGGAGAACATTGCCAAGT GCCAGCACATCTTTGTGAATTTCAACCTCCCGGATCTCGCCGTGGGCATCATCCTGCTGATTGTCTCCCTGCTGTTCCTCTGCGGCTGCCTGATCATGATCGTCAAGCTCCTGGGCTCCGTGCTCAAGGGGCGGGTTGCAGTTGTCATCAAGAAAACCCTCAACACTG atttccccttcccctttgcCTGGGTGACCGGCTACCTGGCCATCCTTGTGGGGGCGGGCATGACCTTCATTGTGCAGAGCAGCTCCGTGTTCACGTCTGCCATGACCCCGCTGATTG GTCTCGGGGTGATAACCATTGAGAGGGCATATCCGCTCACGCTGGGCTCCAACATCGGCACCACCACCACCGCCATCCTGGCCGCCTTAGCCAGCCCCGGCAACACTCTCAAGAGTTCCCTCCAG ATCGCCCTGTGCCACTTTTTCTTCAACATCTCCGGCATCTTGCTGTGGTACCCGATCCCGTTCACCCGCCTGCCCATCCGCCTGGCCAAGGGGCTGGGCAACATCTCCGCCAAGTACCGCTGGTTTGCCGTGTTCTACCtgatcttcttcttcttcctgacCCCGCTGACGGTGTTCGGCCTCTCGCTGGCTGGCTGGCCGGTGCTGGTGGGCGTGGGGGTACCCAttgtcctcctgctgctgctggtggtctGCCTCCGGCTGCTGCAGTCCCGCTGCCCGCGCGTCCTGCCCACAAAGCTCCGCAACTGGAACTTCCTGCCCTTGTGGATGCACTCCCTGAAGCCCTGGGACAACCTCATCTCCCTGGCCACCAGCTGCTTCCAGCAgcgctgctgttgctgctgccgCGTGTGCTGCCGGGTGTGCTGCCTGATGTGTGGCTGCGGCAAGTGCTGCCGCTGCAGCAAGTGCTGCGAGGACCTGGATGAGGTGCAGGAGGGGCAGGGTGTCCCCATCAAGGCCCCCGAGGTCTTTGACAACATAGCCATAGGCACAGAGGCCCCGGATGAGGTCAAGGCCCAGGCAGATGCCCCAGGCACCAAGGCCATCTCCAACAGCACGGCCTTCTAG